GGTGAAGTAATAAATGTGTTCATATTCTTAGCGATCTATCTATCTCCTTTTATGGTTTTATGCTCTCTTAGGTTGCATGCTTTTCAAAGGAGGCATGTGAAGAGTGTGGTGACTATGGCCATGTCGGGAAGAACTATCCAAAGGAGGCAAAGTTGctagactacatgaagaagggagAATGGTTTCGACCATCTAAATTTTGGTGTGGACAGAACAGACCTCAATTCAATGCAAGCTCATCCATCTAGAACACGGTGCCTGTACGCATTTAGTGGAAGGAGTTCATGGAGGAACAAGGCAAGATTAACAAAGACACTGTCATTAAGTTCAAGTCTACAGATAATGTTCTAGAAAATATTGATAGTAAGGTGACAACGGTCGGAAGTTCGAATcaccaagtgatgaacatgatgaagatgctgGAGACTCAAGTTACATAGTTAGTTGGGCATTTTACAAGCAATGAAGGGAAGTTGCCGGGACAACCGAGAAATCTAGAGTCAGCTAAAGCTATTCAAACTCGCTCAGGCAAGGAAATAGAAGATCCTGAACGTCCGGCGGGAGCTAGGAAGCCTAAACCAGCTGCTGAAGCAGAGATAACTTCAAAGAAAACACCTACCCTAGCCTGTGATTGAAACAGAAGAGCTAGAGTTTGAGATGGTTGATCAAGATGACACCAAGATTCTGGCAGGAAAGCCACGCCATCATCTAGGTAAAACTAACGaacaatttgaatttttttttgaagttgtGCGCAGGTTTAACATCAATATGCTACTATTGGATGctctacaagttccaacctacGCTTGCTACTTCAAGGATATACTGAAGAACAAGTGAGAGATCCCGCAGTTCACTACAGACCACATCAAGATGACAGAAGAGTGCAGTGCTGCGATCGCTAATCAAGCTCCTAAGAAGAAGAGAGGCCCTGGATGTCCAACCATCCCGTATTCAATTGGAGTGCTGATGTTCGAAAGGGCATTATGTGATCTTGGTGCAAGTGTGGGCATCATGCTTAAAACTGTGTTTGAGAAGCTACGCCTGCTGGAGTCGGAACCAAGTGCTATGTGCCTGGAGTTGGCGGACAACACCATTCGTTATCCTGAAGGCATTGCTGAAATTGTACCTATGAAGATCGGGAATCACTTTGTCCCTATTGACTTCCTGATACTCGAGATGGGAGAAGAAGCTAAATCCTCACTCATTCTGGGAAGGCCATTCTTGAAGACCGCAAGAGCAAACATAGACATTGGGAAGGGCGAGATCAAGTTCAATATTAATGGCACTATGAGCGCGTTCAAGTTTCACCCACGCTTTGAGgtatgcaacatgatttctagcaagtatatacCGCCACAACATTGTGTcaagcaggaggagaagaacaagaagggagaagaaaagaagctaGTGCAAGTTGCTATCGTCCAAAAGAAGTAAGAACACTAGCCTGTGAAGACTAAAAAGATAGCCAAGCATGTGCCTACATCGAAGCCAAAAATGGTGAAGAAGTGGGTGCCGAAGACTGCAGTGCCCACACCGAGCGCTGGTTCGaagtgaagaattgaagagtctAGCTATAGGCTACAAATGAAGCGCTTTGCGGGAGGCAACTCGATCATcgagtcaagaataagctactGGGAGGACAACCCTAAAGACATTTGACTTTTGAAGTAAGTGAGTTGCAGATTTTGCTTCGTTATACCTGGTAAACATTTAATAAGTGAACCTTCGGTCAAGATAATGTTTAGAGTTTTATTTGCTCAATCATTTTCTATTGCTCTCTTTTTCATAAACCAGTGACATGAGCCATCCCAAGTTTTATTCAATTTTTCTGGGAAAACCAGAACAAAATATCTAGATCCAATCAGACTTTTCATCTTTACCATGATGATTAGCCCGACTTGTTCCATGATAAACACATGAGTAGAGCCCTCGTTGTTCTtactttttaaatttttgacGCATGCTAGGACTCACGTAACCTAAGGATTTTTGGTTTGCCTAAACTTGAAAAACTCAATGGTTTTCCTAGAAATAGAATTTTTCTTGACCATCTTTGATTTATTTCACAAAATTCCTGTctcacttttggcaaaaattagaacctaaaccCATTACCCCGCGGTTGAAATTGAAATTGCTTCATCTCAATTCATGAGAATGGACGATATCGGTGCAACTAAAATTAATGTAGTTGGAAATCCTTTCAACTTACAAATATATtttatgcttcaaaactcctctaaatatatttgaactcattgctaactctgagttaatttttaattttcaaaatTAGAGGAGGATTAAGCATCTAAACATGATTCTGAGGGTTTATGAGCTTCATTAACACTAATGGATTGATTTGTGATCACGGGAATCGTTATGGAGGCAGTCTCACCTACCACACATGCATAAAAAAACAAAGAGTAGCCTGCCATGCCTGTTTGTTGCAGCTCAAAAGACAAGGCATTAAGTGTAATTGAGAAAAGAGCAAGCCTATGACACATAGGTGCATGATTTTGAGtaaagtgacaacacaaaggagtggaggagatTGTTTTGGTGGTGCCCTTCATGGGAAGACCTGAATTTTGGGTACAATGATGAGCAAGTGTCCATGTGAATAAAgaagggagctagaggaggcaAAAACACGCCAAGCCGATTGGCCTAGTGTGCTCTAGgttgatcggcctagggtctttTTAAGCCCCCTCGTGGTGCCATTTGCCAGGTAAGTCATTCAGCTCCTTGTTCATCATATTTTCTATGAAGACCACCAAGAACACCTCTAGTTAGcctataaaaaatttaaaactctATCCACACACAAAAATTCTTGCAAATAAAAATTTCAACAAGCACCTCTTGCTAGCCCTAGCTCTTGTGCATATTTTTCGTCAGCAAGAAACCCCGGTGAAGTGTTTTCCTTGAAGTATGCAGCAATGAAGAGCATCGGAAGGCTTTTTGGAAGGTCAAAGAAGTTGTGATCATCGGCCGAAACTTTGCCTATGTCGAGCGCTTTGTGGTAGTACTTGGTCTCCGAGTCGCCGAGAGGCCATGACATCGACATGGAGGCACCACACAGCGATCGAATGCTGCTTGGTGGGATGAACACTAGAAGCTCTTCCATGCGGTTCGATGAACCACGTGGAATTCCCGAAGCCGTGCCACAACCTTCAAGGAGAGCAACTCACTCTCAAAGTGGCTACAACAAAAAGAAGTCGATATACGGCTTCACAATAAAGAGCAAGGAGGAACAAGAGAGGCTCAAGAATATTGAAGGAAGATTTGTTGCCAACAACGACTTCGATGATGATTTTCTTCAAAAGATTAGGTTCCACAATGATATCTACAAGCTTCTGAGCAACATTGGTTGGATGCAATTTGCTCTCAACAGTCCCATGAGTGTAGAAAAGGATGTGGTTGTCGAGATATTCATGACTATGAAACAAGTCATGAGATGGAATAAAGAAGGAACCGAGCAAATTCCGTGCTTATCCTTTAGTATAAgagatgaagaaaagattatCACATATGGCGGCATCACAGTTGTTCTGGGTTTCAATCCACAGGCCCTAGAACTTGgagaagtagaagaagaagagttgAAGGAATTTTGGAAGAAAATATCCAAGGAAGATAATTGgcaaaggaaaaatatttgcaatcccATCTTGCAAACTATTTCATTTTTGGATGTGCCATCATGTCTCTAGGAGGATGAAGGAGACCAAAATTATTGATCTAGAGATGAACTGGCTTTATTGCACAGTTGTGAAGAAGCAAGTCATTGACCCCTCCTATATGATGATCAAATGATGGCTTGCTAAAGCTATATCTCGAACTGGAGTTGTTGGGTCAGGCTGCTATCTCACTATGATAGCAGCAATGCTTAAAGCCAAATATTGAAAGGCTCCCTGGTTAGTTTATAAAAAGCTGGAAGCATCGATGCCAAGACTATGAAGAATGCACATTTGATAAGCGGCGATGAAGAAAATGGCTATACAGTTGGGGTCACCAATTTTAAACTGCCCGAGAGAAGACTTGGAATTTATCATCTAGGCAAAACTGACTAGCTAGAAGAGGGAGTATTATTCCCAGCAAAGAAAGGTAAAAGAGGGCAAAGAATCGAAGAAGGCTCATCCTCGCAAGCAGCTCCAGAAATACCACTACATGCTCCAAGTTCAAGCTATTGGCAGATCGAGTTCCAAAATGCACAAAGTTATGAAGGAGTTCCTGAAGGATGGTAGCAGGAGCAATGGCTAGAGGCACCGGCAGAAACATGGGCACAAGGCCCATTTGCAGCACATTTTCAGCAGCCAACATATCAACCACGTTTGGAGTTTCAGCAACTGGTGCATCCACCACTGTTGCCACCATATGCTTTTCATGGTTACATAACACCTTCTTTTTAGGGACGTCCACCATATGCTCCACTATTTGCTCAATTTAGCCACCTGCCACAGCCACAGAGAAGTGCGCGCATCATAGGTGCATATGTGCAAAGAAATTTATAATATGAAGATGTTGTGAGGCAAGCCGCCAACAGGATTGAAGATGGAAACATAAGCAACGCTTATCAGTTTGGCATGATGGGAATTGTGCCTCTAGATCAGTATCAAGGTGGAGTGCAGGAGCACTATGAGCAGGGATATGATGAGCACCAGCAGCAGGGAGAGCCACATTATGAGCCGCCACAAGATGACTTGGATTAAAGATCGAAGGGACCAAAGAAATACGCACACgtgtggtttgagttttcttttctttatttatttcagcatgtgtgttgggtgtgcgtggtattttctattttattttttgttttattttatgtgTTTTTTTCACCATGTCATGCTCAAATAAAAATGCAACACCTGAACCTAATGatatgtgattaattgtgatggtttaaATTCTTGCCatgttgaaagatgatgatcgGCAAcgctttgtttaatttttgtacttggttattgcaccattgaactaatgctctctctaacaCAAACTGAAATTGACATAAACACTAGCTTATCTTTTTGTGTAGGTTATGATAATTTGGACCCATATATATGTTTATTGCTCTCTCTTTAAAGGATCAAAGGTTCATGTATTTTAGGTTACGAATCATGCTGACCTTGTCAATAATACTTCTTGCAATTGCTCTACCCATCCAAAGCCAAATATTTATATCATGATGAACCATAGGTTGCAAGATTTATTTTTGAGTGAATTGATTCAGGATTTACTTCTGTGGTATGAGATTTAGAACCTGGTCATTCCTTTCTGTGTAACTTtttattgctagcctttctatccattcattgtgaatttctacactGGAAATCTCACAAACCTCGCTGGGCATCTATACCGGAACCCAACTATATCATTTTTATGATTACCTCCTTGACCAaaacctattattgagtatggaaaataTTTCGATGAATATTTAGGAGATTATTCAGTGCAATTTCAACAAAAATCAAGACTTGAAGGCAACCACCAGTGCATGGAATAAAAAGCGAAGGAAACGGAGGCCAGAAGGGGTCAGGACGATCGGCCTGGACACCCTCAGGCCGATCGCCTGGGTGTTTGCCCCTCTATTGCCTCTGAATTTTGGCATGGAAGTCCCTCCTGAGGAATAACATAATTTTTTccagaaggtcgaagattttggTACTTACATCAGTAGTTTATCTTTTCTTCCATTTCATGCTCAAGGAcgagcatcgtctaagcataggggagagtcatcgcattatctctgactactacTGAGTAAGTATTATGTTGCAAAGAGTTCTAAGGAGcaagaaaaaaatatggagaaaaagaaagaaaaaggaaaaaagaatgaaagaaaaaggaaaaaagaaaaaaatgagaaaaagaaaaataaagtacTCCTTAGTTCTCTGAGCTTCATAAAATTTTAcagtgctttcaagattaaggattattCCATACTcaattttccaaccatgtgcaatcgaTTATGATAACTTCATCTATGTCTCGCGATCACTttttgcccttgcacatgtccactatctaaatgtgtgtgttcattctgtccctctccataagcaattattttccatgacctttttgacaagtctgagtaagatccatcagaagtctttcttgttttgacaatatcctgattataatatttttgctaggactaaccttccCAAAGATCCAGATAAAGCCTTACACATATTTTATGACTTATAACAGGTTGGAGAAGTTCTAGCAtaggtttgagagacttgatgaccTGAGAGAACATAAGCAATTAcaatgaagtttaaattgttgatctcaTTTTAGTTTCTTATTAAAAATAGCTTTATTGAAAATCTTCTAAGgtttgtgttgacgccagattttgacacgtatgaaatcggcgtcaggaaaggaagaaatcaggagatgtggcaagacacagaggtcacggttggaaatcggccgattggtgctacagttgaggatcggccgattgcctTTCGAgagtggaactccgcctcacccgacccccgagtcttggggtcggatgcgcccgaccctccgagggtggaactccgcctcgcccgaccccgagtcctggggtcggaggcgcccgacccttcgggggtggaactccacctcgcccgaccttaggtccctgggtcggagtagtcggagcccccgacatgtaggctaagcttgtcttgtagtagtcccgagtgtcgggTAGTCGTAAtgttgtttgagtactcgtcttctgagggatacgggtgtactgtactcggctgtcctttgttgatggagttggtagaaatcggccgattaggaggctggagcaattgggccggtatgggcttaaagtgaactgtgaagataaaaagggagtcagcccatgagagcatgatgatcaactccagtacgaatcatacttgtaaatatttgttttcgtttaaaattagagatagagttctagtcggttaaggaatcgtttgtaacaggctataaatagccaccttcatagatctgtaaagGACACCAAAAaagcaatacaacaaactactatttcctcgcacttactttcaagcaggcgacttcgccaatacttttcttctttttcacgagttcatacgggttggcggggctgcatcaacttgatctccggccgattctataagttccgtttatcgagtaatatctaagctttaactttgggcgcatcgctgtcgtttcgtttagatttattcattagttatcgatattcactagaatccTAGGtcttacctgttgttctagttttatcaccagttatccagctaggaattggaactttcggcttcCTTGTACTTCGTTATTCAATCTATTGTTTTCTGCATAGacgatttagatctattcctagtgttgttactatagcgttgtttagatcACTCTGGCAattttctttactaacgctGCCCAGTAATCGGccgcattatagccgatttctttattatagcaaatcggccgattcgctgataagctatctcgagatcggaaccttagccgatcgcaacctctgggatctaacacgtttctttccttgccaatcaacaggtcagattagCTGGCATGCctcgcgaaccgcaccagggcgatcacccgaacaagagttaagcagattctcccgggtcgtgtgtccgacgctggggattcgatcagccgatttctagcgtcaacacacttttggcacgcccagtgggaccaatacaatcgccactatgtcgaaagctgccaaagtctcggaagacaacgtcatcaaGGTGACGGAAgtagacctcaaggacgaccagaaggaagaattggaaaagcagatggcgtactaccggaagacgtgtctgcaatccttcagtcgcaccaggagcggggaaactgtcaaaaagactccgtttccaactccccgccagatcacaatcgccgaggactcgggcaagatgtccgagatggttcaacaatctgtctatcaacctttcattgatcaatccccggtgatttctaatacagtatacaatgccgtcatcagctccttggccaacggcgtatcccaagggtaccaggggtcGGCGTATGCCCCACCTATTATGGCCCCGACTAGGAGTTATTCAAATACACCCTACTCGGCTCCCCAGCCAAACCAGGCTCCAATTGGAGGTCCCGGCACCTCCTCCTCATCAATCCCTCCGGGGCCTAAAAGCGTGCCATATCTCCAGCCACAATCCATTCAGTTATCCTCCGTGCAGTTGTCTCCTTCGAATTCAATGACTTGGGGGGCACCGTCAGCGTcggccgtccaagatcaatcgaCCAGCCATGGAAGCATTCCaatccaggcacctttccaatcggctACGCGGCCGATGATGCCGCAATATCAGCCCAACGTgtcggagatgagcaggggggcagaagcaacggAAGCACTTCGGGGCGCTGCACCGATCATGCTATATGACGAAGCGGCCGGTTCGCTCAGACAACTGATCCCGACTACGCAGCCGGCCACATCACATCAAGCGCCACACGTTCTCGCccaccacccggtcatcccgccgccggtctaccaacacgtgccggttccccaaCCGATAGCccatcagcaacaaccagactggacagcacgcatagcggaggtgattcaagagaaattcggtttaaaaccaaagatgcaaacctacacatacaagacaccatacccacctacttatgacttactgctgtttccccatcggtacaaagttcccaatttcaccaagttttcggggctggatgacacctcaactgtagagcacgtgaacagattcatcatccaatgcggagaggcagcggcgcaagatgctctacgggtgcgccttttctcgtcatccctgtccgggtcggccttccaatggttcactacactgccactcaactcaataattacatgggctgacctggagaggcagtttcacaaatacttctacgcgggggtacatgagatgaagctttctgatctaaccagcctcagacagagaagtgatGAACCGGTATCCtcgtatgtgcagaggttcagggagatcagaaacaaatgctactccctagccctgactgatgcacaattggccgacatagccttccagggtctcctgcctcatatcaaagagaaatatgcttcgcaggagtttgagagcctgagccaatcgtgcatcgattgtctggtcaggaagtacACCCCTTTGATCcgcgaaggaatttccagaagaaggtggcgtacttagagGAGGCTGAATCCGACGAAGAAACAGAGATCGGCCTggcagaatgggttaaaggaaaaaagccgatatcgtgtccgttcgggaaaaaggagccggaagcattcggtttcgacacatcaaaggccgataaaattttcgatcttctcctcaaggaaggacagatcaagctctcgccataccatacgatcccgtcggctgagcaactgaagaagatgaaatattgcaagtggcataacgccacctcccacgatacaaatgaatgcaaaatcttccgacagcagatacaatcggccatcgaacaaggcaggctcaaatttgaagtcccaacaaagctggccaagccgatgaagattgaccagcaccccttccccaccaacatggttgacacggggaagaattcgctccagaccaaggtgctgacatctgaatcggctaagaaaagcggcaccgtggaccccagaaatcaagcggcgcctgaagacatcaaggggaaacggcggatggaggatgaagacaacggatcgggagaaccacgcaggcccgtcacctcccaatttctgctcaacaaatatcaacggcaaccAGAAAGCTCAAGAttccgggaagaagcgatgcggcgacatgaagatcactggcgatgcccattcttcatccactgctaggagagcaaccttaggttgccatcggccgataattgccctgagtgcaacggcccgtatcgtaacaatcggccattcaggaggtctcgctccagagatggaaggccagagccgatcagcaggaactggcgcgaacaagaagaccggcgccctccagtgcgtgatcggctggggggcagaagtgaccgatgtgaccggtcggaagacaggcgtGAGTGAAATGATAGGCCAACTAGAAAACAAGGTCAGCATTcatgatcggctagaagagatggccgatggtcgagtatcagacgagaaccccttaggacgtgagccagaatgggaacgcgccaggccactgACTAAACctgtgaaccccaggtggtgccctgacggattgactaagtctcaaaaatgaagaatccaacgtctccgccaatgggaacaacaggaagaagagcaacaacacaCGATGGACGAGAAAAACGGTAGGCCTCAGgtctggcaccccaaaagaaatgacagggGGGACGATGAATTGGCAGCCgacatcagcatggttttcatactaccgatggaattcatgacccctgccgaccgacagaacatgtcggcaatagaagagcagatggcacaattggctttagagccaatgacagccacgttcgagaaacccgaagatgacaaacgacaacacctaaaggcactgttcctcaaggggcatgtcaacggccgacccatcaccagattactagtagatggaggagctgctgttaacatcatgccatacgccatgtttcggaagctagggaagagtgatgacgacctgactaggacagacatgatgctcaaggacttcgaaggcaacgtgtctcccgcccgcggcgcactctgcgtcgacctcaccatcggcagtaagacccttcctactactttctttattattaatggcaaagggtcctacaacatgctactcggccgagattggatacatgcaaattgctgcatcccgtctacgatgcaccaatgcctcgtacagtgggtcggcgacaacatcgaagtggtcaccgccgattctgcaTACAACGTCGCGGCAGCCGATgcgcagcaatggagctgcgagaatgtcaagtgcatatccaaGAGGAtatgggacaccgatttcctgaaggtgtccgattttggtctacagccgatccgagcagtcggctctgaagattcagattaaatggatcagttcgtccgggaagatggaaagctagggcacgggttcacgtcagccgattcattagaaatgatagatttgggcgatggcaccaagccaaggccgacgtacattagtgcaaatttggatccggaatacaaatgtaaattgacaaatttattacgagagtttaaagattgctttgcttgggaataccatgagatgcccggattagatcgatctattgttgagcaccggttacccataaagccgggatatcggccatatcagcaacccgcacggcggtgtaatcctaaaatcctacccgatataaaggccgaaataacgaggctaatcgaagcaaaatttattcggcaatgccgttatgccgaatggatctccaacattgtacccgtatacaagaagaacggaaagctccgCGTATGCATCGATTTTaggaatctcaatcaggccacactgatggacggatacccaatgccgacggctgatgtgctaatagatgccgccgtgggacacaaagttattagtttcatggatgaaaacgctggatataatcagata
This sequence is a window from Setaria italica strain Yugu1 chromosome III, Setaria_italica_v2.0, whole genome shotgun sequence. Protein-coding genes within it:
- the LOC105913985 gene encoding uncharacterized protein LOC105913985, whose amino-acid sequence is MTEECSAAIANQAPKKKRGPGCPTIPYSIGVLMFERALCDLGASVGIMLKTVFEKLRLLESEPSAMCLELADNTIRYPEGIAEIVPMKIGNHFVPIDFLILEMGEEAKSSLILGRPFLKTARANIDIGKGEIKFNINGTMSAFKFHPRFEVCNMISSKYIPPQHCVKQEEKNKKGEEKKLVQVAIVQKK